One Amycolatopsis sp. NBC_00355 genomic window carries:
- a CDS encoding NfeD family protein: MAWALVWLIVGIALMIAEVLSGDFVLIMLGIAALFGAGADVLTGNLFVDVAVFAVTSVGMLALVRPALKRRFLAGSGHRTGIDALIGARAVVVSTVDFEAGQVKLAGDVWSARSISEQHEPIAPGTAVTVVEIAGATAVVSAEL; encoded by the coding sequence ATGGCATGGGCACTGGTCTGGTTGATCGTCGGCATCGCCCTGATGATCGCCGAAGTCCTCTCCGGCGACTTCGTGCTGATCATGCTCGGCATCGCCGCGTTGTTCGGCGCGGGCGCCGACGTGCTCACCGGAAACCTGTTCGTCGACGTCGCCGTGTTCGCCGTGACCTCGGTCGGGATGCTGGCGCTGGTCCGGCCCGCGCTGAAACGCCGGTTCCTCGCCGGCTCCGGCCACCGCACCGGGATCGACGCGCTCATCGGCGCCCGCGCCGTCGTGGTGTCCACAGTGGATTTCGAGGCGGGGCAGGTGAAACTCGCCGGGGACGTCTGGTCCGCGCGCAGCATTTCCGAACAGCACGAGCCGATCGCACCCGGGACCGCGGTCACCGTGGTCGAGATCGCCGGGGCCACCGCCGTCG